One window of the Eschrichtius robustus isolate mEscRob2 chromosome 13, mEscRob2.pri, whole genome shotgun sequence genome contains the following:
- the ZCRB1 gene encoding zinc finger CCHC-type and RNA-binding motif-containing protein 1 isoform X2 gives MTYTGVTIMKDKDTRKSKGVAFILFLDKDSAQNCTRAINNKQLFGRVIKASIAIDNGRAAEFIRRRNYFDKSKCYECGESGHLSYACPKNMLGEREPPKKKEKKKKKKIPEPEEEIEEVEESDDEGEDPALDSLSQAIAFQQAKIEEEQKKWKPSSGGPSTSDDSRRPRIKKSTYFSDEEELSD, from the exons ATGACTTATACCGG GGTTACTATAATGAAAGATAAAGATACCAGGAAGAGTAAAGgggttgcatttattttatttttggataaaGACTCTGCACAAAACTGTACCAGGGCAATAAACAATAAACAG TTATTCGGTAGAGTGATAAAAGCAAGCATTGCTATTGACAATGGAAGAGCAGCTGAGTTCATCCGAAGACGAAACTACTTTGATAAATCTAAGTGTTATGAATGTGGG gaaagtgGACACTTAAGTTATGCCTGTCCTAAAAATATGCTTGGAGAACGTGAACCaccaaagaagaaagagaaaaagaaaaaaaagaaaattcctgaACCAGAAGAAGAAAT tgAAGAAGTAGAAGAAAGTGATGATGAAGGGGAAGATCCTGCTCTTGACAGCCTCAGTCAGGCCATAGCTTTCCAG CAAGCCaaaattgaagaagaacaaaaaaaatggaaacccAGTTCAGGGGGTCCCTCAACATCAGATGATTCAAGACGCCCAAGGATAAAGAAAAGCACATATTTCAGTGATGAGGAGGAACTTAgtgattaa
- the ZCRB1 gene encoding zinc finger CCHC-type and RNA-binding motif-containing protein 1 isoform X1, which produces MSGGLAPSKSTVYVSNLPFSLTNNDLYRIFSKYGKVVKVTIMKDKDTRKSKGVAFILFLDKDSAQNCTRAINNKQLFGRVIKASIAIDNGRAAEFIRRRNYFDKSKCYECGESGHLSYACPKNMLGEREPPKKKEKKKKKKIPEPEEEIEEVEESDDEGEDPALDSLSQAIAFQQAKIEEEQKKWKPSSGGPSTSDDSRRPRIKKSTYFSDEEELSD; this is translated from the exons atgAGTGGTGGATTGGCCCCAAGTAAAAGCACAGTGTATGTATCCAACCTGCCCTTTTCCCTGACCAACAATGACTTATACCGG ATATTTTCCAAGTATGGCAAAGTTGTAAA GGTTACTATAATGAAAGATAAAGATACCAGGAAGAGTAAAGgggttgcatttattttatttttggataaaGACTCTGCACAAAACTGTACCAGGGCAATAAACAATAAACAG TTATTCGGTAGAGTGATAAAAGCAAGCATTGCTATTGACAATGGAAGAGCAGCTGAGTTCATCCGAAGACGAAACTACTTTGATAAATCTAAGTGTTATGAATGTGGG gaaagtgGACACTTAAGTTATGCCTGTCCTAAAAATATGCTTGGAGAACGTGAACCaccaaagaagaaagagaaaaagaaaaaaaagaaaattcctgaACCAGAAGAAGAAAT tgAAGAAGTAGAAGAAAGTGATGATGAAGGGGAAGATCCTGCTCTTGACAGCCTCAGTCAGGCCATAGCTTTCCAG CAAGCCaaaattgaagaagaacaaaaaaaatggaaacccAGTTCAGGGGGTCCCTCAACATCAGATGATTCAAGACGCCCAAGGATAAAGAAAAGCACATATTTCAGTGATGAGGAGGAACTTAgtgattaa